The Miscanthus floridulus cultivar M001 chromosome 6, ASM1932011v1, whole genome shotgun sequence genomic interval GACAGTAGTGATAATTGCTTATCTGCGTGCTACTAGCCTACTACTACTAGCAATCAACAGGCAACATCCGTGGCTAGTCAAAACCAGGACACAATTCATGCCTGGAGCTGGCCAACCTCGCCGCCCAGTAATTGCGAGCTCTCGTCTTTGGCCTCCGCCCCAGGAGCCGACGCCGCGGGGACCTCGTCGTCCGCCTCCGTCGAGCCCTCCGCGTCAGCTTCGTACCCCGCGGGCTTCAGATCTAGGCTCGCCAGCTCGGCTTCCCCTGGCGGGTTGAAGGACCCGAACTTGGGCGTGGTCTCCAGCGCCACGAAGCCGCCCCGCGCGTACTGGAACGAGAACGACgcgccgtccccgtccccgccgcAGCCCGAGCCAGGCGAGTCCTCCGCCTCCTCGGCCACCGAGCTGGGGACGCTGCGTCGCCGCTTCGGCTCGGGCAgccgccgctcctcctcctccgccccgCCGTCGTTCCCCGGGATCGGGAGCCCGCGCTTCTCC includes:
- the LOC136456707 gene encoding uncharacterized protein; translated protein: MAAEAQAEGPALPAAPPPPLAHGTSSASPEKRGLPIPGNDGGAEEEERRLPEPKRRRSVPSSVAEEAEDSPGSGCGGDGDGASFSFQYARGGFVALETTPKFGSFNPPGEAELASLDLKPAGYEADAEGSTEADDEVPAASAPGAEAKDESSQLLGGEVGQLQA